In Daphnia pulex isolate KAP4 chromosome 7, ASM2113471v1, one genomic interval encodes:
- the LOC124197540 gene encoding uncharacterized protein LOC124197540 isoform X2 translates to MAANLPDNDITIDLCPLLEQDSSDEVITWDSLLETESQAHDQVFRWRHDAVATKMNSYLNQNSATFQKGGKVGMMVFGQWQNRTRWSNMNDPIDVTKIPSLQRILLIRDVTKRLRQIDAGREIDDKILTGINAFTEIFFKLDYTNFSIRLQPYNNQPGNGFLTMKGTGGEYDDTHWKMEKFYLSFKKLRASEIDSVVTKARRRGSKITMKDLEDFESVKQEKMAVKKRMAEELTYFMLKYDLEVACRLQRPFVNASRAYDVLPIGIGIALMHRINSRSLNGTWQFFSTRDQEIIQGVVENASLFEFSKTTECPATTETIPEGESSASKEKMVISTRENAEKRKDVLVDVVGR, encoded by the exons ATGGCAGCAAACCTTCCAGACAATGACATAACCATCGACCTGTGTCCCCTGCTGGAACAAGACTCGAGTGATGAAGTCATAACATGGGATTCATTGCTGGAAACGGAGAGCCAAGCTCACGACCAAGTTTTCCGATGGAGACACGACGCAGTCGCTACGAAAATGAACTcgtatttaaatcaaaatagcGCCACATTTCAAAAAGGCGGGAAAGTTGGAATGATGGTATTCGGCCAGTGGCAAAATCGAACGCGATGGTCAAACATGAACGATCCCATCGACGTCACTAAAATCCCGAGTCTCCAACGCATTTTACTGATCCGAGACGTCACCAAACGACTGCGACAAATCGACGCCGGAAGAGAAATTGACGACAAGATTCTGACCGGAATAAACGCCTTCACGGagatatttttcaaactcGACTACACCAATTTTTCCATCCGGCTTCAGCCGTACAACAATCAACCCGGAAATGGATTTTTAACGATGAAGGGCACAGGTGGAGAATACGACGACACCCATTGGAAGATGGAGAAATTCTACTTGTCTTTCAAGAAGTTGAGGGCCAGTGAAATCGACAGCGTCGTAACCAAAGCCCGAAGAAGAGGATCGAAAATTACGATGAAGGATCTGGAGGATTTTGAGAGCgtcaaacaagagaaaatggcaGTTAAAAAGCGGATGGCGGAAGAATTAACATATTTCATGCTCAAGTACGATTTGGAAGTCGCCTGCCGTTTGCAACGACCTTTTGTCAATGCCAGCCGCGCCTACGACGTGCTGCCCATCGGGATCGGGATCGCCCTTATGCACCGCATCAACAGCAGAAGCCTCAATGGCACTTGGCAATTCTTCTCGACCAGAGATCAAGAAATCATCCAGGGTGTAGTGGAAAATGCGagtctttttgaattttccaaaaCGACGGAATGTCCAGCCACAACCGAAACAATTCCGGAAGGAGAGTCATCCGcttcaaaggaaaaaatggtCATCAGCACAAGAGAAAATGCCGAAAAGAGGAAAGATGTTCTAGTCGACGTCGTTGGTCG ATAA
- the LOC124197540 gene encoding uncharacterized protein LOC124197540 isoform X1, whose translation MAANLPDNDITIDLCPLLEQDSSDEVITWDSLLETESQAHDQVFRWRHDAVATKMNSYLNQNSATFQKGGKVGMMVFGQWQNRTRWSNMNDPIDVTKIPSLQRILLIRDVTKRLRQIDAGREIDDKILTGINAFTEIFFKLDYTNFSIRLQPYNNQPGNGFLTMKGTGGEYDDTHWKMEKFYLSFKKLRASEIDSVVTKARRRGSKITMKDLEDFESVKQEKMAVKKRMAEELTYFMLKYDLEVACRLQRPFVNASRAYDVLPIGIGIALMHRINSRSLNGTWQFFSTRDQEIIQGVVENASLFEFSKTTECPATTETIPEGESSASKEKMVISTRENAEKRKDVLVDVVGRTRRIKKVLTQS comes from the exons ATGGCAGCAAACCTTCCAGACAATGACATAACCATCGACCTGTGTCCCCTGCTGGAACAAGACTCGAGTGATGAAGTCATAACATGGGATTCATTGCTGGAAACGGAGAGCCAAGCTCACGACCAAGTTTTCCGATGGAGACACGACGCAGTCGCTACGAAAATGAACTcgtatttaaatcaaaatagcGCCACATTTCAAAAAGGCGGGAAAGTTGGAATGATGGTATTCGGCCAGTGGCAAAATCGAACGCGATGGTCAAACATGAACGATCCCATCGACGTCACTAAAATCCCGAGTCTCCAACGCATTTTACTGATCCGAGACGTCACCAAACGACTGCGACAAATCGACGCCGGAAGAGAAATTGACGACAAGATTCTGACCGGAATAAACGCCTTCACGGagatatttttcaaactcGACTACACCAATTTTTCCATCCGGCTTCAGCCGTACAACAATCAACCCGGAAATGGATTTTTAACGATGAAGGGCACAGGTGGAGAATACGACGACACCCATTGGAAGATGGAGAAATTCTACTTGTCTTTCAAGAAGTTGAGGGCCAGTGAAATCGACAGCGTCGTAACCAAAGCCCGAAGAAGAGGATCGAAAATTACGATGAAGGATCTGGAGGATTTTGAGAGCgtcaaacaagagaaaatggcaGTTAAAAAGCGGATGGCGGAAGAATTAACATATTTCATGCTCAAGTACGATTTGGAAGTCGCCTGCCGTTTGCAACGACCTTTTGTCAATGCCAGCCGCGCCTACGACGTGCTGCCCATCGGGATCGGGATCGCCCTTATGCACCGCATCAACAGCAGAAGCCTCAATGGCACTTGGCAATTCTTCTCGACCAGAGATCAAGAAATCATCCAGGGTGTAGTGGAAAATGCGagtctttttgaattttccaaaaCGACGGAATGTCCAGCCACAACCGAAACAATTCCGGAAGGAGAGTCATCCGcttcaaaggaaaaaatggtCATCAGCACAAGAGAAAATGCCGAAAAGAGGAAAGATGTTCTAGTCGACGTCGTTGGTCG aacTCGGCGAATCAAAAAAGTCCTAACACaatcatga
- the LOC124197537 gene encoding lactosylceramide 4-alpha-galactosyltransferase-like isoform X3 has product MGRWTFNNLALGSVEGFAYLSCIWRHRKVKNILTVSLLVAFLYFLLMLTTGAGRDEQIYARELGLKIRIIKWLPGGETERGDFNRRIFFHETSGRSDLGLRQTCTVESAAKNNPGRPIQVFMTADRLDYSSPWLEVLQNYPNVSIVMVDPRSYFSKTPLDGWYTEGEWRKSMYNIVHLSDYIRVLTLLKGGGMYMDLDIITLKSLDEKLLRNFFLFETEEMKLLSNSVLHLERGHWLIDEMIQRLVKYYDPNEYMWHGPSMISNIMSRKCGVKRGQPNSNNCTDVHILPHYNFAPISNNGWEILFGDATPDRLAQVTNGSYGVHCWSGKSKEEQLKVHSNQVYSVLAREHCPLTIAFGAADFLA; this is encoded by the exons ATGGGACGTTGGACATTCAACAATTTGGCg CTCGGCTCGGTTGAAGGATTCGCCTACCTCAGTTGCATTTGGCGTCACCGGAAAGTCAAGAACATCCTGACCGTCTCCTTGCTAGTGGCGTTCCTCTACTTCCTCCTGATGCTCACCACAGGTGCTGGCCGAGATGAGCAGATTTACGCCCGCGAGCTCGGATTGAAAATCCGCATCATCAAGTGGCTTCCGGGCGGTGAAACGGAGCGTGGCGATTTCAATCGGCGCATCTTTTTCCACGAGACGAGCGGCAGGAGCGATTTGGGATTGCGTCAAACTTGCACGGTCGAATCGGCGGCCAAAAACAATCCCGGCCGGCCCATTCAAGTTTTCATGACGGCCGATCGACTGGATTATTCCAGTCCCTGGCTGGAAGTCCTTCAAAATTACCCGAACGTGTCGATCGTCATGGTCGATCCTCGATCCTATTTCTCCAAAACTCCGCTGGATGGATGGTACACCGAGGGAGAATGGCGGAAGAGTATGTACAACATCGTCCACCTGTCGGATTACATCCGCGTATTAACTCTGCTCAAAGGTGGCGGCATGTACATGGACCTGGACATCATCACGCTGAAATCGCTGGATGAGAAACTGTTGCGGaattttttcctgtttgaaACGGAGGagatgaaattgttgtccaaTTCCGTTTTGCACCTGGAGCGCGGCCATTGGCTGATCGATGAAATGATCCAGCGGCTAGTCAAGTATTACGATCCCAACGAATACATGTGGCACGGACCGTCCATGATCAGCAACATCATGAGCCGGAAGTGCGGAGTCAAACGCGGCCAGCCCAACTCCAACAACTGCACCGACGTCCATATTTTGCCGCACTACAATTTCGCGCCAATTTCAAACAACGGATGGGAGATCCTGTTTGGTGACGCCACCCCGGATAGACTGGCCCAGGTCACCAACGGAAGTTACGGCGTCCATTGCTGGAGTGGCAAATCCAAGGAGGAACAATTAAAAGTCCATTCCAATCAAGTGTACTCGGTCCTGGCTCGTGAGCACTGTCCTTTAACCATCGCCTTCGGAGCAGCCGATTTTTTGGCTTAA
- the LOC124197537 gene encoding lactosylceramide 4-alpha-galactosyltransferase-like isoform X4, with amino-acid sequence MLTTGAGRDEQIYARELGLKIRIIKWLPGGETERGDFNRRIFFHETSGRSDLGLRQTCTVESAAKNNPGRPIQVFMTADRLDYSSPWLEVLQNYPNVSIVMVDPRSYFSKTPLDGWYTEGEWRKSMYNIVHLSDYIRVLTLLKGGGMYMDLDIITLKSLDEKLLRNFFLFETEEMKLLSNSVLHLERGHWLIDEMIQRLVKYYDPNEYMWHGPSMISNIMSRKCGVKRGQPNSNNCTDVHILPHYNFAPISNNGWEILFGDATPDRLAQVTNGSYGVHCWSGKSKEEQLKVHSNQVYSVLAREHCPLTIAFGAADFLA; translated from the coding sequence ATGCTCACCACAGGTGCTGGCCGAGATGAGCAGATTTACGCCCGCGAGCTCGGATTGAAAATCCGCATCATCAAGTGGCTTCCGGGCGGTGAAACGGAGCGTGGCGATTTCAATCGGCGCATCTTTTTCCACGAGACGAGCGGCAGGAGCGATTTGGGATTGCGTCAAACTTGCACGGTCGAATCGGCGGCCAAAAACAATCCCGGCCGGCCCATTCAAGTTTTCATGACGGCCGATCGACTGGATTATTCCAGTCCCTGGCTGGAAGTCCTTCAAAATTACCCGAACGTGTCGATCGTCATGGTCGATCCTCGATCCTATTTCTCCAAAACTCCGCTGGATGGATGGTACACCGAGGGAGAATGGCGGAAGAGTATGTACAACATCGTCCACCTGTCGGATTACATCCGCGTATTAACTCTGCTCAAAGGTGGCGGCATGTACATGGACCTGGACATCATCACGCTGAAATCGCTGGATGAGAAACTGTTGCGGaattttttcctgtttgaaACGGAGGagatgaaattgttgtccaaTTCCGTTTTGCACCTGGAGCGCGGCCATTGGCTGATCGATGAAATGATCCAGCGGCTAGTCAAGTATTACGATCCCAACGAATACATGTGGCACGGACCGTCCATGATCAGCAACATCATGAGCCGGAAGTGCGGAGTCAAACGCGGCCAGCCCAACTCCAACAACTGCACCGACGTCCATATTTTGCCGCACTACAATTTCGCGCCAATTTCAAACAACGGATGGGAGATCCTGTTTGGTGACGCCACCCCGGATAGACTGGCCCAGGTCACCAACGGAAGTTACGGCGTCCATTGCTGGAGTGGCAAATCCAAGGAGGAACAATTAAAAGTCCATTCCAATCAAGTGTACTCGGTCCTGGCTCGTGAGCACTGTCCTTTAACCATCGCCTTCGGAGCAGCCGATTTTTTGGCTTAA
- the LOC124197534 gene encoding DNA-directed RNA polymerase II subunit RPB1-like: MYGIQLKSYLHLALLCATITLSWCGSDYTPAASYVVTGDTSPPGDGYTLKQIVNYEYAIDDYYGNKQSKKETINGVEYTAVGEYKTLLPDGKTQVVTYESGPYGHLANVSYEKGETYAPVPSYTPAPPAPIYTTEAPVYTTTTPAYTTEYTTTTPVSTTEYTTTTPVYTTTTPVYTTTTPVYTTEYTTTTPAYNTTTPVYTTTTPVYTTTTPVYTTTTPIYTTEYTTTTPAYTTTTPAYTTTTPVYTTTTPVYTTTTPVYTTEYTTTTPATTTPVYTTPAPVYTTTPAPYSPPAYSPPAYSPPAYTPPAYTPPAYTPPAYTPPAYSTPAPYKAPLKAPYVHTKTSVHYVKVPYVAPAPAPYYAPAPSYETTTYAPSTYAPTTYAPTTYAPTYAPAPAYAAPTYSAPAPSYPAYPPYAISSYPAPVPQYPAPTAPVKSIMHYPQFHPSMDVAPTPMMSGYGRR; the protein is encoded by the exons ATGTACGGAATACAATTGAAAAGCTATCTGCACCTTGCTCTGCTTTGCGCCACTATCACCTTGAGCTGGTGCGGATCCGACTACACTCCGGCGGCCAGTTACGTAGTCACCGGAGATACTTCCCCACCAGGCGACGGTTACACACTG AAACAAATAGTCAACTACGAGTACGCCATCGACGACTATTACGGTAACAAACAATCCAAGAAGGAAACCATCAATGGAGTTGAATACACGGCAGTAGGAGAGTACAAAACTCTTCTTCCGGATGGCAAGACCCAGGTGGTCACTTACGAATCGGGACCTTACGGTCATCTGGCTAACGTGTCTTACGAGAAGGGCGAGACCTATGCTCCGGTACCATCTTACACTCCGGCGCCACCCGCTCCAATCTACACTACAGAGGCTCCAGTTTATACTACAACTACACCAGCTTACACCACAGAGTATACCACCACTACACCCGTTTCCACGACCGAGTACACTACCACTACTCCGGTCTACACAACAACTACCCCCGTctacactactactacacccGTTTATACGACCGAGTACACTACAACTACACCGGCTTACAATACCACTACACCAGTTTACACTACCACTACACCGGTTtacactactactacacccgtttacactactactacacccATTTATACGACCGAGTACACTACCACTACACCGGCTTACACTACCACTACACCGGCTTACACTACCACAACACCAGTTtacactactactacacccGTCTACACCACTACTACACCGGTTTACACTACAGAGTATACTACCACTACACCAGCTACTACTACACCGGTTTACACTACTCCGGCTCCCGTTTATACTACTACTCCTGCTCCATACAGCCCACCTGCTTACAGCCCACCAGCGTACAGCCCACCAGCTTACACTCCCCCGGCGTACACTCCTCCGGCCTACACTCCTCCGGCTTACACTCCACCGGCTTACAGCACACCGGCTCCTTACAAGGCACCACTCAAAGCACCATACGTACACACGAAAACGTCGGTTCACTACGTAAAAGTACCTTACGTCGCTCCAGCTCCGGCTCCTTATTACGCACCAGCTCCTAGCTACGAAACTACCACTTATGCTCCTTCTACCTATGCCCCTACCACTTATGCCCCTACCACTTATGCACCTACCTATGCCCCAGCTCCTGCTTACGCTGCACCAACTTACAGCGCTCCCGCTCCTTCATATCCTGCATATCCCCCCTACGCCATTTCGTCTTACCCTGCTCCCGTTCCTCAATACCCTGCTCCGACTGCTCCAGTTAAATCCATTATGCATTATCCACAATTCCATCCATCTATGGATGTGGCTCCGACACCCATGATGTCCGGCTACGGTAGACGATAG
- the LOC124197544 gene encoding uncharacterized protein LOC124197544 isoform X2, producing MIGAMPAVAVRHERQKQSRQQGAAFGTSRDTLFSNGVSTHHIRRSSRPVRPNHLPLGNRQRMCSSTSSVSSIVTPSYLSPVPLSSSASTCATPINTTTTLTTPRQQMREPLTAEEMATDYCCYGKPWQFPLLHVIVISLIMGITLMIVGLVQLKPNADSEAKKYLFLGSAAVCFAVGFISLAIRALRRYQFRNKGGTITLGQSSRRSILRDESGYSFCELDDHDRDTPVDSIALLQQRGFATP from the exons ATGATTGGAGCCATGCCGGCTGTGGCGGTTCGGCACGAACGACAG AAGCAGAGCCGCCAACAAGGAGCCGCTTTCGGTACGAGTCGTGACACGCTGTTCAGCAATGGCGTCTCCACTCACCACATCCGACGCTCATCTCGACCCGTTCGACCCAACCACCTGCCACTCGGA aACCGGCAGCGGATGTGCAGCTCGACGTCGTCCGTGTCGAGCATCGTGACGCCGAGCTACTTGAGTCCGGTGCCGCTGTCGTCGTCGGCCTCGACCTGCGCCACGCCCAtcaacacgacgacgacgctgacGACGCCGCGCCAGCAAATGCGTGAGCCGCTGACGGCCGAGGAGATGGCCACCGACTATTGCTGCTACGGCAAGCCGTGGCAGTTCCCGCTCCTGCACGTCATCGTCATTTCGCTCATCATGGGCATCACGCTCATGATCGTCGGACTGGTCCAGCTCAAGCCCAACGCCGATTCGGAGGCCAAAAAGTATCTCTTCCTGGGCTCGGCCGCCGTCTGCTTCGCCGTCGGTTTCATTTCGCTGGCCATCCGCGCACTCCGGCGCTACCAGTTTAGGAATAAAGGCGGAACCATCACCCTGGGGCAGTCCAGCAGGCGCAGCATTCTGAGGGACGAGTCCGGCTACAGCTTTTGCGAGCTGGACGATCACGATCGAGACACTCCCGTCGACTCGATTGCTCTTCTCCAGCAAAG gGGGTTCGCCACTCCGTGA
- the LOC124197544 gene encoding uncharacterized protein LOC124197544 isoform X1, with translation MKAVQSAMAIRRQRRRRDEALRAKARRASHQSDHLMLSDSGDAGSMLSLDGVHNNNHNGGGSGSRSAAHRHRQMMGGITTFHVGVVFFIMGLMLLISGILPGYANRQHQYWEEPKNGGTTGTTSTSIWNRDGGSNRNAPLLLVTGSFLILVGIALVVANRIATRREDELFSRYISRKLAPARMTHQPVSSLLHPTSASSSNGHKDEMAGSSDDLHRVISESPSSSQLQEPQCQSPGQLESITEESEAGGGAERPPSKDELFWTSDVAPVHHHHHHHRGHHHHHNSNANNKVLHSDEQDKCNHDNHNHHVGSSSTG, from the coding sequence atgaaggccGTTCAATCGGCCATGGCCATCCGGCGCCAGCGTCGGAGGCGGGACGAAGCGTTGCGGGCCAAGGCGCGACGGGCCAGCCACCAGTCGGACCATTTGATGTTGTCGGACAGCGGCGACGCCGGGAGCATGTTGAGCTTGGACGGGgtgcacaacaacaaccacaacggCGGTGGCAGTGGGAGCCGTTCGGCCGCTCACCGCCATCGTCAAATGATGGGCGGCATCACGACGTTTCACGTCGGAGTCGTTTTCTTTATCATGGGCCTCATGTTGCTCATTAGCGGCATCTTGCCCGGCTACGCCAACCGCCAACATCAATATTGGGAGGAGCCAAAAAATGGCGGTACCACTGGCACCACTTCGACGTCGATTTGGAACCGGGACGGAGGAAGCAATCGCAACGCCCCTCTGCTCCTGGTGACGGGATCCTTCCTGATCCTGGTGGGCATAGCCCTGGTCGTGGCCAATCGCATCGCCACTCGACGAGAGGACGAGCTCTTTTCACGCTACATTAGCCGCAAATTGGCACCGGCCCGAATGACCCACCAGCCAGTCTCTTCGCTCCTCCATCCGAcgtcggccagcagcagcaacggtcACAAAGACGAGATGGCCGGCAGCAGTGACGACTTGCATCGAGTCATAAGCGAATCTCCTTCCTCTTCCCAGCTGCAGGAGCCTCAATGCCAATCACCCGGCCAACTCGAGTCCATCACTGAAGAATCGGAAGCCGGAGGAGGAGCCGAACGGCCGCCCAGCAAAGATGAGCTGTTCTGGACCAGCGATGTGGCACCagttcaccaccaccaccaccaccaccgtggccaccatcaccaccacaacAGCAACGCCAACAACAAAGTGTTGCACTCTGATGAGCAGGACAAATGCAATCACGACAATCACAATCATCACGTCGGTTCATCGTCAACTGGTTGA
- the LOC124197549 gene encoding uncharacterized protein LOC124197549, which translates to MASASSSSAKLLYGDSKARINQRVRYTIDGIGSLSRNLIRSSKSSETLMQSAKLTSQQEHILEAADLSLRKMQVLVTHLGYQLESIESNAKAFADVREQFQGLQD; encoded by the exons atggcctccgcttcttcttccagtgCGAAATTACTCTACGGCGATTCGAAAGCCAGAATTAATCAAAGAGTCAGATACACAATCGATGGAATCGGTTCCTTGTCCAGAAATCTCATCAGATCTTCAAAATCTTCCGAAACTTTGATGCAATCTGCCAAATTAACGAGTCAGCAAGAACACATCCTCGAAGCAGCCGATTTG agTCTTAGGAAGATGCAAGTTCTTGTGACACATTTGGGCTACCAGCTGGAGTCGATTGAAAGCAATGCCAAAGCGTTTGCTGATGTCAGAGAGCAATTCCAGGGACTCCAAGACTGA
- the LOC124197546 gene encoding mitochondrial glycine transporter-like isoform X2, producing the protein MCSTRKKRHVSFLGAFVSGASSGACSTVLFQPFDVVKTRLQENAAFGQSTQQRRGMMQVFGHIVQKEGPKTLWSGLIPSLWRCVPGVAIYFTSLEVMQSILLEGGNKPLDPWHALVVAASARCVAGVLLMPFTVIKTRFESGHFKYKNVAEALSSIYRLEGGRGLMTGLGATLARDVPFSAVYYAVYTQLKQLQPGSTMGKSFSCGLVAGIVASVVTHPADVVKTSMQLFPSRYQHRTREAVLSVYRRLGVKGFFSGLMPRLVRRSLVSALSWTVYDKH; encoded by the exons ATGTGTAGCACTAGAAAAAAACGGCAT GTTTCATTTTTAGGTGCATTTGTATCTGGTGCATCATCTGGGGCTTGTTCCACAGTTCTGTTTCAGCCTTTTGATGTGGTCAAGACTCGATTGCAAGAAAATGCCGCTTTCGGTCAAAGCACGCAGCAAag GAGAGGCATGATGCAGGTATTCGGCCACATTGTCCAGAAGGAAGGACCCAAAACGTTATGGTCTGGATTAATCCCA TCCTTGTGGAGATGTGTGCCTGGAGTAGCCATATATTTCACATCTCTCGAAGTCATGCAAAGCATTCTTCTGGAGGGAGGAAACAAGCCTTTAGATCCTTGGCACGCTCTGGTTGTTGCAGCCTCTGCCCGATGTGTGGCTGGAGTTTTGTTGATGCCTTTCACTGTGATCAAAACTCGTTTCGAG AGTGGGCACTTTAAGTACAAAAACGTGGCGGAAGCTCTGTCTTCTATCTACCGCTTAGAGGGTGGGCGCGGGCTGATGACAGGCCTGGGAGCAACACTGGCGAGGGATGTCCCGTTTTCGGCCGTCTACTACGCAGTTTACACTCAACTCAAACAACTCCAGCCGGGA TCGACCATGGGCAAGAGCTTCAGTTGTGGACTTGTGGCGGGCATCGTCGCCTCCGTGGTTACTCATCCGGCCGACGTCGTCAAGACTTCTATGCAGCTTTTCCCGTCACGCTATCAGCACCGCACACGGGAAGCTGTCCTCTCTGTTTACCGCCGCCTGGGAGTTAAAGGTTTCTTTTCCGGTCTGATGCCTCGCCTAGTCCGCCGAAGCCTCGTCTCCGCCTTATCCTGGACCGTCTACGACAAA caCTAG
- the LOC124197546 gene encoding mitochondrial glycine transporter-like isoform X1 has protein sequence MCSTRKKRHVSFLGAFVSGASSGACSTVLFQPFDVVKTRLQENAAFGQSTQQRRGMMQVFGHIVQKEGPKTLWSGLIPSLWRCVPGVAIYFTSLEVMQSILLEGGNKPLDPWHALVVAASARCVAGVLLMPFTVIKTRFESGHFKYKNVAEALSSIYRLEGGRGLMTGLGATLARDVPFSAVYYAVYTQLKQLQPGSTMGKSFSCGLVAGIVASVVTHPADVVKTSMQLFPSRYQHRTREAVLSVYRRLGVKGFFSGLMPRLVRRSLVSALSWTVYDKVMHSFQVA, from the exons ATGTGTAGCACTAGAAAAAAACGGCAT GTTTCATTTTTAGGTGCATTTGTATCTGGTGCATCATCTGGGGCTTGTTCCACAGTTCTGTTTCAGCCTTTTGATGTGGTCAAGACTCGATTGCAAGAAAATGCCGCTTTCGGTCAAAGCACGCAGCAAag GAGAGGCATGATGCAGGTATTCGGCCACATTGTCCAGAAGGAAGGACCCAAAACGTTATGGTCTGGATTAATCCCA TCCTTGTGGAGATGTGTGCCTGGAGTAGCCATATATTTCACATCTCTCGAAGTCATGCAAAGCATTCTTCTGGAGGGAGGAAACAAGCCTTTAGATCCTTGGCACGCTCTGGTTGTTGCAGCCTCTGCCCGATGTGTGGCTGGAGTTTTGTTGATGCCTTTCACTGTGATCAAAACTCGTTTCGAG AGTGGGCACTTTAAGTACAAAAACGTGGCGGAAGCTCTGTCTTCTATCTACCGCTTAGAGGGTGGGCGCGGGCTGATGACAGGCCTGGGAGCAACACTGGCGAGGGATGTCCCGTTTTCGGCCGTCTACTACGCAGTTTACACTCAACTCAAACAACTCCAGCCGGGA TCGACCATGGGCAAGAGCTTCAGTTGTGGACTTGTGGCGGGCATCGTCGCCTCCGTGGTTACTCATCCGGCCGACGTCGTCAAGACTTCTATGCAGCTTTTCCCGTCACGCTATCAGCACCGCACACGGGAAGCTGTCCTCTCTGTTTACCGCCGCCTGGGAGTTAAAGGTTTCTTTTCCGGTCTGATGCCTCGCCTAGTCCGCCGAAGCCTCGTCTCCGCCTTATCCTGGACCGTCTACGACAAA GTCATGCATTCGTTTCAAGTGGCCTAG